From a single Dendropsophus ebraccatus isolate aDenEbr1 chromosome 8, aDenEbr1.pat, whole genome shotgun sequence genomic region:
- the LOC138798470 gene encoding speedy protein 1-A-like isoform X2 has translation MDAFIGLLDDIHINTFLAKDRCMRISDKYLLAMVLVYLRRGHLCTEEYRRNFFPALFLANQLEEDEEDFRQEIYAWTGGTTWTAKKEELLHRRNQLLLRIGFRAWVDRTTCDLVMAEEPLHWAWRRERKIHHSWAIRYYLRDPREFTTYGPSRIPPSCSLCKALQLHPCKGEICQTDTEEDSGEEE, from the exons aTGGACGCATTCATCGGCCTCCTGGACGACATCCACATCAACACCTTCCTGGCCAAGGATCGCTGTATGAGGATCTCGGATAAG TACCTCCTGGCCATGGTCCTCGTGTACCTTCGGAGAGGACACCTATGTACCGAGGAATATAGAAGGAACTTTTTTCCAGCTCT GTTCCTAGCAAACCAGCTCGAAGAAGACGAGGAAGATTTTCGGCAAGAGATCTACGCCTGGACCGGAGGAACCACCTGGACTGCGAAGAAAGAAGAACTTCTCCATAGACGCAACCAGTTGCTCCTCCGTATTGGATTTCGTGCTTGGGTGGACCGGACCACCTGTGATCTG GTCATGGCAGAAGAACCCTTGCATTGGGCctggagaagggagaggaagatccACCACAGCTGGGCCATTCGCTACTACCTGAGGGATCCTAGAGAATTCACCACCTATGGCCCATCGAGGATCCCTCCGTCTTGCTCCCTGTGTAAGGCCCTCCAGCTCCATCCGTGCAAGGGggaaatctgccagacagacacagaggaggattccGGTGAGGAAGAATGA
- the LOC138798470 gene encoding speedy protein 1-A-like isoform X1 has translation MTSRKRKRELISQYEEEAAASTTQEEAQKRKKERTPQQEEMDAFIGLLDDIHINTFLAKDRCMRISDKYLLAMVLVYLRRGHLCTEEYRRNFFPALFLANQLEEDEEDFRQEIYAWTGGTTWTAKKEELLHRRNQLLLRIGFRAWVDRTTCDLVMAEEPLHWAWRRERKIHHSWAIRYYLRDPREFTTYGPSRIPPSCSLCKALQLHPCKGEICQTDTEEDSGEEE, from the exons atgaccagcaggaagaggaagagagagctgATCAGCCAGTATGAGGAGGAGGC TGCAGCATCTACCACCCAGGAAGAGGCCcagaagaggaagaaggagcggaccccccagcaggaagagaTGGACGCATTCATCGGCCTCCTGGACGACATCCACATCAACACCTTCCTGGCCAAGGATCGCTGTATGAGGATCTCGGATAAG TACCTCCTGGCCATGGTCCTCGTGTACCTTCGGAGAGGACACCTATGTACCGAGGAATATAGAAGGAACTTTTTTCCAGCTCT GTTCCTAGCAAACCAGCTCGAAGAAGACGAGGAAGATTTTCGGCAAGAGATCTACGCCTGGACCGGAGGAACCACCTGGACTGCGAAGAAAGAAGAACTTCTCCATAGACGCAACCAGTTGCTCCTCCGTATTGGATTTCGTGCTTGGGTGGACCGGACCACCTGTGATCTG GTCATGGCAGAAGAACCCTTGCATTGGGCctggagaagggagaggaagatccACCACAGCTGGGCCATTCGCTACTACCTGAGGGATCCTAGAGAATTCACCACCTATGGCCCATCGAGGATCCCTCCGTCTTGCTCCCTGTGTAAGGCCCTCCAGCTCCATCCGTGCAAGGGggaaatctgccagacagacacagaggaggattccGGTGAGGAAGAATGA